One Argentina anserina chromosome 6, drPotAnse1.1, whole genome shotgun sequence genomic window, CGGCGGCGATACGTTGACGGTGATTCGGAGGAAAAAGTCAAGGTCGGGTGAACAATGGTGCGAATGAGATTTTTGAATTTTCTGAGTTTTACGATTTTTCTCCCATTTTAACctcatatttatactatttctaaAAATGCCCAAATACCAATTTTGCTTCATAACCTTTTCATACGAACTCTAATTTGGGCATGTCgcgtgtctacgaactcgtatcaacaAGTCCTACAATTTTTATGAAggaatttttcttgaaaaaacttacgcatcgaaaagtcaacttttagagttgCTACACTTAGAACGAGTCTCGTTACGAGCAAAAGTATAAGGTAAAACAGTAAGAAATGGTACAAGGTTCATGTTGTATCATTACCCTTGCTACCTCCTTCTTTTCGTATCATTCTCTCCCTTCGATTTACAAATGACAACACCATGTTTCTCACGTAGTCAAAACCTAAAGACCATGTGGTACTGATTATCGGAACACGCTCAAAATCCTTGTGTCACTTGTGTGCTCACCGTATGTACATCTACAATCTCTTTGTTTCTAAATTCGAATTATAATTTGTGGTTGTGTGGCTTGCTGTTTTAATATGGAGAAAAATCTGGAtataaaatatttgattggaGAATTATTAAATGAACCAGGTAAAATTCTTCTGCTAAGAAGGACAAAAAAGCAGTCAagcctcttattgaatgcggTTAATATGAATTTCGTAacattttatgattttttttgcattttgGTTTGACATTCGAAATAGGGAAAGATTTAGATTCCTTTATTATGTTTTTCAATATTTAGGGTTTAATTTAGGGTTCTTCCAGATTGTTTAGATCAAGTAATTCAACTCGATTATCATAGCCTAGTATGCACGTTCAGCTCTATTAACTTTTGTAGTTTAATATTTTATGTCTAAGTTCCTTTTATATTTGGGAGTTTCAATCGTAAGTCTAGTATTGATTGCATGAAGGAGAAGCTAATCATAAATATGGATTGCCAAGAGAGTGATGTGTTTGATATATAATCGGAGGAGATCGATTATATATACTtgttacttatatatatatatatagagagcttctcggtgcggacgtccgcactgTCCGCACAGTGACGATTCCGGCCACCGGCGACGCACAATGACGACGCAAACCAACACAACTGCACTCCTCTCCTCCTGATGCTCCTGTCTGTGCCTGCGTGGGCCGGccggaatctcgaaattttaaatttctgGAGACCGTGCAGAGATTTTgagattccggccgccgtaGGCTGACGCTACAGCTCCGGCCGGTACATACAGGAGCGCCGGGAGGAGGGGAGTGCAGTTATGCTGGTCGATGTCGTCATTGCACGTCGCCGGTGGCCGGAATTGCAGAATATGCACCATACGGACAGTGCAGACGTCCACAGCTGAGAAATTTtgtatgtatatatcaatGACATCCAGGTTTTAGTTTGGTTTTTATCTACTCATTGAATACCTCCATGATCATGACGTTCTGAGTTTTCTCCTCATGATTTGACCTTATTTTCTAGTTAACTTGATTCTCATAGAATTTGATCGCTACATGTGTGTCTAGCTATATTAGTTTAATTTGGTGATGtaatatatgcaatatagAGATAGTACGTAGTCTAGATAACAACTATCTTTCTGGATAAAAGTGtttgtctatatatatgtgtgtgcacTACTTGTATCACTACAATATCCTCAtaatcactttttttttcttttttctttcagggAATGAATCAATTTACGGTTATTCTATATTATGGTGGTACATGGGTTACTCACAGTATACCGGTGATCATCAAAATCAATGTTGGTCACGAACAAGGTCAATTACCAAGAGCTTTTGAAAGAATTATATCATCAAATTGGTATTACTCTAAATCAATATGGAATGAAAGTGCATTATCAGTATAAAAGCAGCTTAGGGGTGTGCAATACAATGGAGATAGTTGACAACGAAGATGTAGCTAGTTGGGTGTATGACAGTCTTTCAATGCAGCCTAACAAGATTCAATTATACATCACTCTAGAGCTAAACTTGTCAAGATCTATAAGCAAGAGCAGCAAGGCATAAGAAATAGACCTGATATATCTTTCCAGCATGATGATGTTGACTAAACAATTTTCCCTACCGAACCTGAAGATCAAAGCTCAATTGCATTGAGTTCCCCACATGAGCCGATAAGAGTGAACTCTGGGTTGGATAATGCTGAAAATGTCTCATATGAGAGTAGGGAGGAAGATGAGTTTCCACATTCCTATTGGGATGATGAGAATCCAATCGATGTATAGAAATTAATGTTACCGCGCCACCCACTAATGTCAACTATGCTCCATCATCTTCTTATCATCGCAAGAGAAGGCGAACATAACAGTTTGAGAACGTAACATTTGGGCATTGAAACAACACCTGGGCATGCTCacaataaaaaagaattattagtaTAAAGTGACAAAATTTGCTAGTGATCGGTTTGAAGTTAGGTGCCTCGATCCTTAACTGTAAATGGCGACTCCGTGCAATAAAGATAGAAAATTTGGCTTATTTTGAAGTAAGAAAGTTTCAGACCGAACACTCATGTTCATTGGATATCATTCATCGTGATCATCGATAAGCAAGCAGCTCACTAATTGGTCAATTTGTCAAGTCAAAGTTTGAAGGAGGGACCTCGCGTATATACATATTACAAACTTAGAGATATCACTGATGATGCACGTGTCCAACTTGGTGTTAACATGAGCTACAATAAAGCTTGGAGGGCAAGAGAAGCAACACTAGAAATTGCAAGGGGATCACCGGAGGAATCATTTGCTATACTCCCAGCTTATTGTGCACTGTTGGAGCGTAAAAACCAAGGTACAATAACACACATTGAAACTGATGAACAAAATCACTTCCTATACTTTTTCATGGTAATTGGAGCCTCAATTAGAGGATTTCGTGATTCTATGAGACTTGTGATCGCTATATAtgatacctttttttttttgaagaaaagTATTTTGGGACCATGTTTGTGGTAGCATGCTAAGTTGGAGAGAATCAAATTTATCCTTTAACATTCGGGGTGGTAGACTCAGAAAATGATGCATCATGGTCACAGttttttttgacaaaattGAGAGAGGCAATTGGAGTTGTACATAACCTTATTTTTATATCGGATTGCATGGAAGCATCGCCAAAGCTGTGGATAACGTATTTCCTGATGCACATCATAGAGCCTGCATCTTTCATATAGTTAACAATCTGAGCTCAAAATTtggcaaaaaaaattaagattcTCAAGTTATACAACACAACGGCAAAGAAGTACCAAGTATCCGAGTTTAATACAATAATGGATGACATTCgaaaaataaaagatggaGAAGTCTGTAATTTCTTGAAGACATTGGGTGTCATAAGTGGGCACGAGCTCATTTTATGGGAAACAGTCAAACAAATACAACATGATGACATCTAATATAGCAAAATCTATGAATTCAAAGCTTAAAAAAGCCAAAAAGTTACCAATTACAGCTCTAGTCGATCACTTAAGGGAGGTGCTTCAACAATGGTTTGTTGAACAACGTGATGCAATAAGCTCTCTTAATACACACTTAACTGAGTGGACTGAAGACAGAGTGAGAGGAAAAACACCAACAATGGTTCACATATGCGGGTACGTATTCCAATATTACTATCataataatttgattttaGTTTAGGAAATATGCTAACTTTGgtttcattatatatattaggtGTCTCCAATTGATCTTTATGCGTTTCAAGTACATGCTCAAATTCAATCATATACAGTGGACCTAAATAACATGACGTGTACTTGTCGAGAGTTTGATCTTGATCGACTTCCTTGTGCCCATGCCACTGTTGCTTGTAGATTTAAAGGAGTATCATTATATAGCACGTGCTCTCGATTTTAGACATCCAATGCACTTATTCTAGCATATGCAGAACCTATTTGGCCAATTGGGAATAAAAAGTGAATGGGACGTACTTGAAGATGTGCGGAGCAAAATTGTCTTGCCACCAATAAAACAAGTAGTACCAAGAAGACGTAAGATTGTATGAATTCCATCTTTAGGAGAAGATGCAATTAGTAAAAAGTGTACAAGATGCAAGGGAGGAGGTCACAACCGCGCAACTTGCAAAAATCCAATTCCTCTTAGTTGATACCGTGCAAGCTTCATATTTATGCCATGTTTTACTTTTAAATTAGCTATGGAAGCCTTATGTATTGATACATACTCTTTATTAGTTCTTATTGGATAgtacttttcttttcatttttgtctATTCAAACGAGTATAAATGATATATCCTTTTTAGACAAAGTATGCATAGCGAAATTCAACATGTAAAACATATCGAAGTtataaaaaatttgaattgagTTTCATGATAGTACGCATGCACTAAGCAATGATATTTCAATATAGTAAATATCAAAGTCATTATGcgataattttttattttattgaatTCTCTTTTCCCTCAAAagatttaattttctatttgaGAGATTTAACAAGGGTATATACAAAATGACATTTTATCTCTTAAAATGGTCATTGTTCAACTAAAGCAAGAAAAACGGTCAAAAATCGATTTAGTGACCAAAACTTGGTCAGTTATCAAAATTCCTCTATCAACATCTATTGAGAATACCGATCAAATTTGTGCACTAAATCTGTTTCgaacacctttttttttctagaaagaaaatcaatatttGTTGTCCTTTTTTCTTACTTTGATAGGGATAAGATAAGTGCAATATGCAATGGGCATCATTCCAAATTCTAGCCAACATGAAATCCCAAAGAAGCTTTGCCAAGTTTGCCTACTTGGGCCGATGTGTAAATGAGCTGTCTAtaacttttctttttccatgATACAATCTTGTTCCTCATCATTGTCCAATAAAATATAGTCTCCCGTTGCAGTCGTGGCGCCACCCTCACTCATTTTCAGATCACAACTTGATTGTTCTCCAAGTTGTTGATTTGGTTGCCGCATACTAGAACCAATCCCATTCACCCAGTTCTAACCTTTCTACATTTTACAACATCCACAACATGGCAAAATTCACCAAGTTGCCACATGGCATGCTGCTGTAGATTTCTGGAGGCTCTCTGTATTACCAcccaatctctctctctctctctctctctctctctctctgacctCTGTGCTGAAGTCCCTGTCCTTCTAAACTGGTCTTTAAGGCTCTTTGGTCCATTCCTAAGTTTCTGGTAGCTCCCCCcatagctctctctctctctctctgaagtCTCAAACACAGAAAGAGAGACACTTTACTGTTGGCTTACAGTTTCCAGCTGAAGAGAAGTCAGAGCTTTCTTCAGTGTGTGTTTCTATTCCATTTTTGGCTTCTGGGTTTTTCTGATCTTTTGCtcatttttcatttctgggttttttctACTTAAAGATTGTTATTTGTTTATGGGATTTCTGTTGCAGAAAAGAAGACCCTTTTTTTCTACTTATTGAATGATGTGTCTAGCTCCTGTGTTTATTTTTCAACTGGAGATTATTCACTTGATTTTTTCTACATATATTCTTTGCTGGATTATTATATTCTGGGTTCCAATGGTCTCTGTCTTTCCCCATTTGGTGTGTTCAATATTTTAATCTATAGATTAATGTGGTGTTGTAAGCAATTATAGTAATGTCAATAAAAAAGGGAAGACTTTGCTTTCCTGATAAAACTGTGTAGTTTGAATTGGGGTTTCAGTCCCTTGTTCCTCCTTTCCATTTCTTAGAATAGATCCAAATTTGGTACGCATCATTCTTTAATGGTTTGTTTGGCTAATATATTAGTTAGGTTGACTATTTAATCAATTTGATTTCTTTAGTAGTATTATTCTAGATGAGATATCTAATCTGTCTTATAACTTGTTTTACAGGAACTTCTGTCTGTTCAGACATGAACTCTTGCATTCCTGAATGGAACTTTGAGGGTGATCTCCCTTTAACCAACCAAAAGAAACCATCAGGGTCTGTACTCTACATTTCTATATCTCTCTATATAGTAGAAGAAGATAGTgaacaaaaataattaatcTCCTGTACTTGTTGACTTATCTTGATTTGGGTGGCATATTTTACAGGCCGGATCATGAACTAGTAGAGCTGTTATGGAGAAATGGGCAGGTAGTTTTGCAGAGCCAAACAAATCGAAAATCAGGTCTTAATCCTAATGAGTCAAGGCAAGTTCAGAAACATGATCAGATCAGGGTAGGTGGGTTCTGTGGGAACTCAGGTAATATGATTCATGATGAGGATACAGTCTCCATGATTCAATACCCTTTAGAAGATTCCTTTGATAAAGATTTTTGTTCCCATTTCTTTTCTGAAATGCCTTCTTGTGATACACTTGATCTTGAAAAGCCAATCAAACAATTTGGAGAAGAGAAATTTGTTAAGTTTGACGCTTCTAATGCTAACCATCTTGTGTCCTCTGCACCCCAAACTAATGTCAAGTCCTCTACTGGTGTGGCCTATCCTGAAAATCCAATGCCTCCTCCAAGATTTCAGATCAGTAATCCAACtgagaaaaatcaaaatcttgGAGGCTTGGGGAGAGTAGTTaatttttctcaattttcAACACTGGGAAAGGGTGATATAGGATCTTCCAGAAAACAATTAAGAGGAAATGAGCCTGAAAAGTTGAATAAAGCAGAGGTTAGAGAGTGTTCTATGATGACTGTTGGATCGAGTTACTCAGGTAGCAACCAAGTTCCTAATGACTTTGACGTGAGTCGAGCTTCGAGCAATGGTGATGGGACTACTGGTTTTTCTAATGGACCTTTGTACAACAATGTTCAAAAGATGATGCCTCTCAGTGAGGGAGGGATGACAGAAACCCTTGATCCAACTCTTACTTCATCTTCAGGCGGTTCTGGCAGTAGTTTTGGCAGAGGGAAGCAGTCTAATGTTGTCAACAGCAACAAAAGGAAAGGTAGAGATGCAGAGGACTCAGAGTGCCAAAGTGAGGTAAACACTTTATTTCCAACATTTGACTAGTTGTAATATaagttatttgtttttttttaatagatgATAACCTCTATATATTTAGGCAGCTGAAATTGAATCAGCTCCGGGGAACAAGCCAGCGCCACGATCAGGATCATCAAGGAGGACACGTGCTGCTGAAGTCCATAATCTTTCAGAAAGGGTAGGCTTTTGGGTTCTGTAGCATTTCAAGGTTTTAAAGTTGTAATTCTTTGCTATAACTTGTTTATATGATACAGAGACGAAGAGATCGGATCAATGAGAAGATGAGGGCATTGCAAGAGCTCATACCTCATTCTAACAAGGTTTCCTTTCTTACAAACCATTCTATTTTTGAGAATTGCGTGTCCCTTAATTTTTAAGATTTCTGTAACTGATATGTCCTGATTTTGCAGACAGACAAAGCGTCAATGTTAGATGAGGCAATCGAATATTTGAAGTCTCTTCAGCTGCAACTTCAGGTATAATGGACACTCATCATTCTGAAACTTCTCCCAGTATTTATGACACAAGCAACTAACAAACGTTTCTTGGTGATCTAGGTTATGTGGATGGGAGGTGGGATGGCACCGATGATGTTTCCCGGAGTGCAGCACTCTATGTTCCGAATGGGAATGGGAATGGGAATGGGACCGCCTGCCATGCCTTCTATGCACAATCCAATACAATTACCAACAAACCAGTGCATGACTGTGGCTCCGCCAACAAATCAGGCCGTAATGTGCCAAACGCCGGTTTTGAATCCTGTTGATTACCATAATCAGATGCAAAACCCCTCTTTTCAGGAGCAATACGCACATCTCATGGGATTCCATCACATACAGACCATGTCTcaggtttgtgttttgttACTTGAATAAAATGTTTGGTAACATGATGCTTAAGTATATTAGCTGAAATAAAAGTGTATCCAATGTCTAGCAGCCTATGAATATGTTCAGATTCGGCTCCCAGCCTCTTGCACAAAGTCAGATGGTGGCACCAACTGGCATGA contains:
- the LOC126798654 gene encoding transcription factor PIF4-like, with the protein product MNSCIPEWNFEGDLPLTNQKKPSGPDHELVELLWRNGQVVLQSQTNRKSGLNPNESRQVQKHDQIRVGGFCGNSGNMIHDEDTVSMIQYPLEDSFDKDFCSHFFSEMPSCDTLDLEKPIKQFGEEKFVKFDASNANHLVSSAPQTNVKSSTGVAYPENPMPPPRFQISNPTEKNQNLGGLGRVVNFSQFSTLGKGDIGSSRKQLRGNEPEKLNKAEVRECSMMTVGSSYSGSNQVPNDFDVSRASSNGDGTTGFSNGPLYNNVQKMMPLSEGGMTETLDPTLTSSSGGSGSSFGRGKQSNVVNSNKRKGRDAEDSECQSEAAEIESAPGNKPAPRSGSSRRTRAAEVHNLSERRRRDRINEKMRALQELIPHSNKTDKASMLDEAIEYLKSLQLQLQVMWMGGGMAPMMFPGVQHSMFRMGMGMGMGPPAMPSMHNPIQLPTNQCMTVAPPTNQAVMCQTPVLNPVDYHNQMQNPSFQEQYAHLMGFHHIQTMSQPMNMFRFGSQPLAQSQMVAPTGMNTGPLSGEAAANEALSGKMS